The Bacillota bacterium genome has a window encoding:
- a CDS encoding NERD domain-containing protein gives MPARIVKQNREIKELFRAKIQEKVKREREKMRERIEEEVPSWIRWAVKPLAEWRFNAVRARDKAKGEGGEDNAFLHFWLLLPNSWVVVNDAVLEPEPDEFVQIDHVLIGPPGMFLVETKAWEGAFLGYKDNWKRKEGNAWVRCESPTKQNARHARLFAKWLRAAWIPLPAPPEELIYPVVLFTRCRWLKAEECSMPVFDSGTALAFWLRRQGKDRLLSPEQVDAVAAAVAEAKPWEAGRSGAEVTRGRNRQGREYVKVRGTREEAEAVRREYAERGCAVSELAADKFEAGSCSSISAGDGGSAFPAGVALLRRTKGPARERTGRGGGRQNRKRILVLLPGGAKELL, from the coding sequence GTGCCTGCACGCATAGTTAAGCAAAACCGTGAGATAAAGGAACTCTTCCGGGCAAAGATCCAGGAGAAGGTGAAGCGCGAGAGGGAAAAGATGCGGGAGCGGATCGAAGAAGAGGTACCTTCCTGGATCAGGTGGGCCGTTAAGCCGCTGGCGGAGTGGCGGTTCAACGCCGTGCGGGCTAGGGACAAAGCCAAAGGAGAAGGCGGGGAAGACAACGCTTTCTTGCATTTCTGGCTCCTTCTGCCGAACAGTTGGGTTGTGGTCAATGACGCCGTATTAGAGCCGGAGCCGGACGAGTTCGTCCAGATAGACCATGTGCTAATCGGGCCGCCGGGGATGTTTCTGGTGGAAACAAAGGCATGGGAAGGGGCCTTTCTGGGGTACAAGGACAACTGGAAGCGGAAAGAAGGGAATGCCTGGGTGCGCTGCGAGAGCCCCACGAAGCAGAACGCCAGGCACGCGCGGCTGTTCGCGAAGTGGCTGAGGGCCGCGTGGATACCCCTGCCCGCGCCCCCGGAGGAACTGATATATCCCGTCGTGCTGTTCACCCGCTGCCGGTGGCTCAAAGCCGAGGAGTGCTCCATGCCGGTGTTCGACAGCGGCACGGCGCTGGCTTTCTGGCTGCGGCGCCAGGGCAAGGACCGGCTGCTTTCGCCCGAGCAGGTGGACGCCGTGGCCGCGGCGGTCGCGGAAGCGAAGCCTTGGGAGGCCGGGAGGAGCGGGGCAGAGGTGACCAGGGGCAGGAACCGGCAGGGGCGGGAGTACGTCAAGGTGCGGGGCACGAGGGAGGAGGCCGAGGCCGTGCGGCGGGAGTACGCCGAGAGGGGATGCGCGGTGTCGGAGCTGGCGGCGGACAAATTTGAGGCTGGAAGCTGTTCTTCTATCTCGGCGGGTGATGGTGGTTCGGCGTTTCCTGCAGGGGTAGCTCTTCTTCGGCGGACTAAAGGTCCGGCGCGGGAGAGGACAGGGAGGGGCGGTGGTCGTCAAAACCGAAAAAGAATCCTGGTGCTTCTTCCCGGCGGAGCCAAAGAACTTTTGTAG